One Paenibacillus riograndensis SBR5 DNA segment encodes these proteins:
- a CDS encoding carbohydrate ABC transporter permease, which produces MKWVYRLVSLFMAVLFAGPLVWMLFVSVKEEGMKIITVTDWFTPPYSFAVYQEILSGTKLTNWIGNSLLVAVFVTVLTVAAAALAGFALSKIPFRYRTLMFFVVLAGLLIPGEATIIPLYQVAKDMNLLNSYQGLIIPALASPVAVIVLKSFFDSIPNDLLESVQIDGGGSWRIFTRIMLPLCRPALASMAILTFIGSWNNFLWPFLSITDDNLFTLPMGIPTLISQYSEDYVKPMVVNAIASIPIIVLFVIFERQIVKGISMSGIKG; this is translated from the coding sequence ATGAAATGGGTCTACCGTTTGGTTTCATTATTTATGGCCGTGCTGTTCGCGGGGCCGCTGGTGTGGATGCTGTTCGTATCGGTCAAAGAAGAGGGCATGAAGATTATCACTGTAACGGACTGGTTCACCCCGCCCTATTCTTTTGCGGTGTACCAGGAAATCCTTAGCGGTACAAAGCTGACGAACTGGATCGGGAACAGCCTGCTGGTTGCTGTTTTTGTCACAGTGCTGACCGTCGCTGCTGCGGCATTGGCCGGGTTTGCTTTATCAAAAATTCCGTTCCGTTACCGCACGCTGATGTTTTTTGTGGTGCTGGCCGGGCTGCTGATTCCCGGTGAAGCAACGATTATTCCGCTGTACCAGGTAGCAAAGGATATGAACCTGCTGAATTCCTATCAGGGATTGATTATTCCGGCGCTGGCTTCCCCCGTTGCAGTTATTGTGCTGAAAAGCTTTTTTGACAGCATCCCGAACGACCTGCTGGAGAGTGTCCAGATCGACGGGGGCGGAAGCTGGCGGATCTTCACGCGCATCATGCTGCCGCTCTGCCGCCCGGCGCTGGCCTCTATGGCAATTTTGACCTTCATCGGTTCCTGGAATAATTTCCTCTGGCCGTTTTTGTCCATTACCGACGATAACCTGTTTACACTGCCGATGGGCATTCCGACCCTGATAAGCCAGTATTCTGAGGATTACGTCAAGCCGATGGTCGTCAACGCGATTGCTTCGATTCCGATTATTGTGCTGTTCGTTATTTTTGAACGCCAGATTGTCAAAGGGATCAGCATGTCGGGGATTAAAGGTTAA